CTGTACAGGCTCTCACTCATCGCGTCCATTCCTTTACAGTAATTACTGGCTAGTATGTCTGTCAAAAGAGCGAAAATACCCCTCTTGCCCCAAATGATATTTCTATGGCACAATACTGGTAAAGCTTACACGGAGGGGAGAAAAATGAAAATGATGCGTGGCCTGCTGCTGGCCCTAGTTCCGGCGACGGCAGCGGCCCTCTGGTATTTTCGCCTTGACGCCTTGCTTTTGATGGTGGTCAGTATTGTTTCTGCAGTCGGTGCTGAAGCGCTTTATCAGTTCATTTTCCGCAAACCGATTAAGATTAAAGATTACAGCGCTGTCGTTACCGGCTTGTTGCTTGCGTTAACGGTCTCGCCATCATTACCACTGCCAATGATGGCGGCCGGGGCCGCCTTTGGTATTATCTTCGGCAAACAGGTGTGGGGAGGCCTGGGCAAAAATATCTTCAACCCCGCCCTCACTGGCAGGATTTTTATTGTCTTTGCATTTCCTGGTGCCTTGAACCCCTGGCTTTCGCCTGTGGAAATGGTAACCACGGCCACACCGCTGCAGGAATTTCAGTCTGACGGGATAGTTGCGCCTCTGGTGGATTTGTTTACCGGCAATATCGCCGGCAGCATCGGTGAGACATCCGCGCTTCTTTTGCTTCTGGGCGCAAGTTTTCTGTTCTGGAAAAAGTTCGCCAACTGGCGGATCCCCGCCGGCATGATTGGGGCAGTAGCAGTCATCGCGCTCCTGTACGGAGATAATCCCCTTTTCCACATCCTTTCGGGAAGCCTGCTGCTGGGCGCCCTGTACATGGCCACCGACCCAATGACCTCGCCCAAAACCCAGAGTGGCCGCTGGCTGTTTGGAATCCTGGTGGGTATTGTCTTGATGGGATTCCGTTATTACAGCACTTATCCCGAAGGCACCACCTTTGCCATTCTAATTGGCAACGCCCTGGTGCCGCTCATCAACAAATATACCGCAAAAAAACCGCAAAAAAAAGTTGCCTAAAGCAAAGGTGTGTCTCCGCTAAAGAGACACACCTTTTTACGTTTCTCGAATTGGAGTGTTGCTGCTCCCGGGTAATTCCAGCCGGGAATCAAGTCGGAATCCAACTAGAACTGTAATCAGCGGAAACAGATAGCACAGAACTGCGTAGGGCGCGTATTCCAGCGCCGAGATTCCTGTAATCGTAAAGATGATGATTCCATTTACATTCCAAGGCATCAGCGGTGCAATGATCGTGTTGGTGTCTGAGATGGTCCGGGCAAGAATTGTCCCGTCCAACCCCAATTGCCTGTATTTCTCCCGGTAGAGACGACCGGGCAAGACTATCCCAGAGGACTGATCGCAGGTGACAACTGTCAGCAGACTACCGATGAGACCGGTCTTGTAAATCAATTCGCCCCGATGTTCCACATTGGCAATCGGCTCATAAATCAAAGGCTTGAGGGCCCCGGAGCGCTCGAGGATACCACCCAGGGCAATTACAGCGATGACAATGAAAAGCACTTCCACCATTCCGACCACGCCGCCGCTCTGCAAAATTGCGCTCAACTCAGGAATCAGGTCGGCGCCCCGAAAACCAAAAATAAGTTCACTCAAAAGTCCCGAGAAGACGACACCCTGGTAAATTAAAGCCAGAACAGTGCCGCCGGCCAGCCCGACGATAACAGTGGTCAGCGTTCTAAGACCCAACATGGGTAGGGCGACAATTGCCAAGGGAAACAGAAGCAGTAGCGGGTTGAGATTAAAACCGGCTTCAATCCCCTGCTGATAAGTAGCAATCAGCTCCAGGTCGCCGGCGGCGCTATACCGAGTCCCCAGCAGATAGTAAATTACAGCACTGACAACCAAAACCGGAACCAGTGTTACTGCCATCGTGCGCAGCAACTGGCGGTAACGGCTACCGGTAACTTTCATTGTTAGATTCAGCAATCCCGAGATTGGTGAAATCTTATCGGCGACATAAGCACCCGACACCAGCGCCCCCATCAATAGAGCCAATGGAATCCCGAAGCCACGTCCAATGCCCAGGAGCGCAATCCCCAAGGTGCTGATGGTGCCCACAGCAGTACCCATGAAAATTGAAAGCACCGCAGTAAACAGGAAGGCCATGAACAGGAAATTCATTCCCTCCAGGTATTCAAAACCATAGAACATTACCGCCGGCACCACCCCGGAAGCCATCCACACCGAGATATTGGCGCCAATCAGCAGGATGAACAAATAGAGCTCCCGACACTCCACAACACCCGCCCAGGCCATTGCCAGTAACGCCCTTACCGAAAGTCCGTCCCGAGAAAGCAACAGAAGACTGAAAGCGATACCCAACAGAAAGGGATAGAGCAGAGATATGTTGATTATCACACTAATTAGAATCGCAACGCTGACGAAGATGGCAATTGCATAGGCCCGACGCTTCAACGCCCTCCCCCTCTCAAAAAATATCCACTCCTCTATCTTATGTCTTTGCCTGAAAAATGCAAGGGAAAATAACTGCCATGACAGATCCCACCGGATGCTTACTGGCTGTAGCTTAGTTTGACAATCCCGGCTTTGCCCGCATACATAGAACTACCGAGTAATTGTTAGGGGCGGTGAACTATGGATGTTAAAATCATGACTGCCCGGGATGCAGTAGACCTGATTCCCTCCCAATGCACCTTGCTCACAGAGGGCTTTGTCGGCGCCTGTTTTGCCGAGGAGCTGGCCATGGCCTTAGAGCAGCGCTTCCTGGAGACAAAGCTTCCCCGTAATTTGACTTTGGTCTACGCAGCCGGCCAAGGCGATGCTGGTGACCGCGGTCTCAACCACCTGGGCCACGCCGGACTCTTGCGGCGAGTAATTGGCGGCCATTGGAATCTGGTGCCCAAGATTCAGGCACTGGCAATGGCCGAGGAAATTGAGGCATACAACCTGCCCCAGGGTGTAATCACCCATTTAACCCGGGATATCGCTGCCGGTAAGCCCGGCACCCTTACCAGTGTAGGGCTGGGCACTTTTGTTGATCCGCGCCAGGAAGGTGGGCGCCTGAACCGACGAACCAAAAAGGACATCGTTGAAGTTCTCGAAACCGGCGGCCGGGAGTTCTTGTTCTATCATCCCTTTTCGGTGGATGTGGCCTTACTTCGAGGCACCTACGGCGATGAGCTGGGCAATGTCAGCATGGAAAAGGAAGGGCTCACAGCTTCTATGCTGGCGGCGGCGCAGGCAGCTAAAAACTCCGGCGGCCTGGTGCTGGTTCAGGTGGAAAAAATAGTTGCAGCCAACAGCCTCGCCCCCCGCTCGGTGCAAATCCCCGGGATTTTGGTGGACGTGCTGGTTCCTGTTGCTGTCAAGGAAAACCACATGCAGACTTATCGGACCGGGTATAACCCCGCATTCTCCGGCGAGATTCGTGCCCCCCTGCAATCGCTGCCACAGTTGGCTCCGGGCGTGCGGCGAATTATTGCCCAACGGGCGCTGAAGGAATTGACACCGGGGGCGGTGGTGAACCTGGGGATTGGCATGCCGGAAGGGATTGCGGCCCTGGCCAATGAAGCTGGTCGGAACGACTTTACCCTCACGGTGGAAGCAGGGCCAATCGGCGGAATACCCCAGGGCGGCCTCGACTTTGGCTGTGCTGTCAACCCCCAGGCAATCATCGACATGGCCAGCCAATTTGACTTTTATCAGGGCGGAGGACTAGATATCGCCTTTCTAGGCATGGCCCAGGTCGACCGGGATGGGAATGTGAATGTCAGCAAATTCAGCGGCAAAATCCCCGGCTGCGGCGGGTTTATCGATATCTCGCAAAACGCCCGCAAAGTTGTGTTTTGCGGCAGTTTTACGGCCAACGGTCTGGAAGCAAAAACAACTGCAAAAGGCGTAAACATCATCCGGGAGGGCAGCATTCGCAAATTTGTCCCGCGGGTTGAGCAAATCACCTTTAACGGCAAGCTGGCTGCAGAACGTGGCCAGGATGTGCTCTATATTACAGAGCGGGCGGTGTTTCGCCTGACCAAAGCAGGCCTGAAACTAGAGGAGGTCTACCCCGGAATCGACCACAAACGCGACATCCTCGCCCAGCTGCCGCCAGGAACGTTTCTCACTGGTTGACCAGCTACCGGGGACGTTTCCCACTGGCTCTTCCAGGACCCACAATCGAAAGCTAGACTCCCAAGATTGCAAAACCCCGCTGGCCTTGCCAACGGGGTTATTACTTATTTATCTGGATACCGATTGCTGAAGAAAAACTGCTCCCGACTGAGCCGGGCAGGCCGCTCTTTCTCTGTGGCCAATTGCTCTTCGCTCAGCAGCTCTGTGGCACTGAGATCATGCTTGCCTACAATCAGCAAAGTGATCACCGTCATTTCCCGGGGAATGTTCAGAATCTCTTTGACCTTGGCTTCCCTGTACCCGGCAATCGGGTGGGCGACTAGGTCCATCTCGGTGGCTTTGAGGATAATAGATGCCGTTGCCATACCGGTGTCAAAAAGATAATAATCCCGGCCCTTAATCTGGCAGTCCAAGTCCGGCTGGCTGCAAACGGCAATGATCATAGACCCGGCTTTTGCCCAGGCATTGCCCCGGGGCAGTGCCTGTTCTTTGAGCTCGCCCAGCACTTCCGGATCCCAGGCCGCCACATAACGCCATGGCTGATTATTAAAGCAGGATGGCGCCAAGGTGGCGGCCTCCGCCAATTCACTCAGAATCTGCTCCGTTATCTGTACCGGAGCCAGGGCCCGATAGGCACGACGCTTGACAATCGTCTCATTGAGTTCCATGTGTTTCCCCCTCTGTCGAAATTGGTTGAAAATGTCCCAAACAACCTCCGTCCCCGAGTGGGCACGTCCCCGAGTGGGCAAAAATGTCCCCGATGGCTAGAGCAGGTTTTGGAGTTCGCTTTCGCTAAGAACGGTGACGTTGAGTTTCCGGGCTTTATCCAGTTTGGAGCCGGGGTTATCACCGGCCACCAGATAATCGGTCTTGCTGCTGACAGAGCCGGTGACTTTGCCGCCAGCGGCTTCTATCAGTCGGCTGGCTTCAGTTCGGGTAAGCTCCGCCAGGGTGCCAGTGAGGACAAAAGTCTTGCCGGCCAGCTTGCCGCCGGTCTCACGGGGCGCTTCCTTGGTATTCAGGCCGGCTTCCTGCAAGCGTCGGAGCAATTTTTGCATATTCTCATCGGCTAGCTCTTTGACGACGCTGGCTGCAATTGTGTCGCCGATTTCCGGGATTGCCGTCAGTTCCTCATGACTGGCAGCCAACAGGGCATCCAGGGAGCCAAAATGCTCCGCCAGTAGTCGGGCAGCCTTGGCGCCCACAAAGCGTATACCGAGGCCGAATAACAAACGGGCCAGCGAACGCTCTTTGCTTGTTTCAATTGCCGCCACCAAATTGGCAGCGGACTTCGTCCCCATGCGCTCCAGTCCGGCTATCTGCTCCTCAGTAAGTTGATAGAGGTCTGCGATATCGGTAATCAACTCGGCCCGGAACAGTGAGTCCACAACCGCCGGCCCCAGACCGTCAATATCCATTGCCTGCCGGCTGGCCCAGTGAATCACCCGTTCGCGAATCTGGGCCGGGCAGCCGGGGTTAGAACAACGCCGGGCCGCCTCGCCCTCAATCCGTAGAGACTCATTGCCACAGGCAGGGC
This genomic interval from Bacillota bacterium contains the following:
- a CDS encoding sodium:proton antiporter, which gives rise to MKRRAYAIAIFVSVAILISVIINISLLYPFLLGIAFSLLLLSRDGLSVRALLAMAWAGVVECRELYLFILLIGANISVWMASGVVPAVMFYGFEYLEGMNFLFMAFLFTAVLSIFMGTAVGTISTLGIALLGIGRGFGIPLALLMGALVSGAYVADKISPISGLLNLTMKVTGSRYRQLLRTMAVTLVPVLVVSAVIYYLLGTRYSAAGDLELIATYQQGIEAGFNLNPLLLLFPLAIVALPMLGLRTLTTVIVGLAGGTVLALIYQGVVFSGLLSELIFGFRGADLIPELSAILQSGGVVGMVEVLFIVIAVIALGGILERSGALKPLIYEPIANVEHRGELIYKTGLIGSLLTVVTCDQSSGIVLPGRLYREKYRQLGLDGTILARTISDTNTIIAPLMPWNVNGIIIFTITGISALEYAPYAVLCYLFPLITVLVGFRLDSRLELPGSSNTPIRET
- a CDS encoding nitroreductase, which encodes MELNETIVKRRAYRALAPVQITEQILSELAEAATLAPSCFNNQPWRYVAAWDPEVLGELKEQALPRGNAWAKAGSMIIAVCSQPDLDCQIKGRDYYLFDTGMATASIILKATEMDLVAHPIAGYREAKVKEILNIPREMTVITLLIVGKHDLSATELLSEEQLATEKERPARLSREQFFFSNRYPDK
- a CDS encoding acyl CoA:acetate/3-ketoacid CoA transferase, which gives rise to MDVKIMTARDAVDLIPSQCTLLTEGFVGACFAEELAMALEQRFLETKLPRNLTLVYAAGQGDAGDRGLNHLGHAGLLRRVIGGHWNLVPKIQALAMAEEIEAYNLPQGVITHLTRDIAAGKPGTLTSVGLGTFVDPRQEGGRLNRRTKKDIVEVLETGGREFLFYHPFSVDVALLRGTYGDELGNVSMEKEGLTASMLAAAQAAKNSGGLVLVQVEKIVAANSLAPRSVQIPGILVDVLVPVAVKENHMQTYRTGYNPAFSGEIRAPLQSLPQLAPGVRRIIAQRALKELTPGAVVNLGIGMPEGIAALANEAGRNDFTLTVEAGPIGGIPQGGLDFGCAVNPQAIIDMASQFDFYQGGGLDIAFLGMAQVDRDGNVNVSKFSGKIPGCGGFIDISQNARKVVFCGSFTANGLEAKTTAKGVNIIREGSIRKFVPRVEQITFNGKLAAERGQDVLYITERAVFRLTKAGLKLEEVYPGIDHKRDILAQLPPGTFLTG
- a CDS encoding RnfABCDGE type electron transport complex subunit D gives rise to the protein MSVKRAKIPLLPQMIFLWHNTGKAYTEGRKMKMMRGLLLALVPATAAALWYFRLDALLLMVVSIVSAVGAEALYQFIFRKPIKIKDYSAVVTGLLLALTVSPSLPLPMMAAGAAFGIIFGKQVWGGLGKNIFNPALTGRIFIVFAFPGALNPWLSPVEMVTTATPLQEFQSDGIVAPLVDLFTGNIAGSIGETSALLLLLGASFLFWKKFANWRIPAGMIGAVAVIALLYGDNPLFHILSGSLLLGALYMATDPMTSPKTQSGRWLFGILVGIVLMGFRYYSTYPEGTTFAILIGNALVPLINKYTAKKPQKKVA